A genomic segment from Plasmodium sp. gorilla clade G2 genome assembly, chromosome: 3 encodes:
- a CDS encoding elongation factor Ts has protein sequence MKLFYFFLLTLLNGYIIAFSFKSTQSANFVLSVGGCNRNSNNHIKKNRLYSTGNDHLKLLKYVREVTNASIQLCNKALKECNNDVDKAIEHVRKNTKSSTFVSTNIKVKKEGLVASQIKDDKIVLLELLTDSDFVARNKMFVQFVYSLLNVTLNNDLSTEKCKNSVDNTKVEDNTKVEDNTKVEDNTKSEDNTKSEYNTKVEDNTKVEDNNNNGDNKISEHNTKCSDSYHTSSNILSNNNNIMDVILSLPYIDEENKSSSTIGEQLNYLRNIFREDIKIGRFSKYTKKNPNEFLHYYIHNKLDDHVGLSGVLLVLHIDNLDEILKTKKEDIMNFANDLSMHIISAKPASVSIDTLNPKITKKEMDIIRDGLKDMKKPENILNNMIQGKMKKFYSSIVFLEQEYMLDETKRKVSQVIKDFGKAQNINISVNHFNYFAIGEKNVLME, from the exons ATgaaattgttttattttttcttattaaccCTTCTAAACGGTTATATAATTGCGTTTTCTTTTAAAAGTACGCAGAGTGCAAATTTTGTATTATCTGTGGGTGGATGTAATAGAAATTCCAATAATCATATTAAGAAGAATAGATTATATTCTACAGGTAATGatcatttaaaattattaaaatatgtaagAGAAGTTACTAATGCTAGTATACAATTATGTAATAAGGCTTTGAAAGAATGTAATAATGATGTAGATAAAGCAATTGAACATGttagaaaaaatacaaaaagttCAACATTTGTATCAACAAATATTAAAGTAAAAAAAGAAGGATTAGTAGCTAGCCAAATAAAAGATGACAAAATTGTTTTGTTAGAGCTTTTAACTGACTCTGATTTTGTTGCAAGAAATAAAATGTTTGTTCAATTTGTTTATAGTTTATTGAATGTTACATTGAATAATGACCTGTCCACTGAAAAGTGTAAGAATAGTGTGGATAATACAAAAGTTGAGGATAATACAAAAGTTGAGGATAATACAAAAGTTGAGGATAATACAAAAAGTGAGGATAATACAAAAAGTGAGTATAATACAAAAGTCGAGGATAATACAAAAGTTGaggataataataacaatggGGATAATAAAATTAGTGAGCATAATACAAAATGTTCAGATAGTTACCACACAAGTAGTAATATCctaagtaataataataatataatggaTGTTATATTAAGTCTTCCTTATatagatgaagaaaataaaagtagTAGTACGATTGGAGAACAACTAAATTAtctaagaaatatttttagagaagatataaaaattggaaggttttcaaaatatacaaaGAAAAATCCAAATGaatttttacattattatatacataacaaATTAGATGATCATGTGGGATTATCAGGAGTTCTTTTAGTTCTTCATATAGATAACTTagatgaaatattaaaaactaAGAAAGAAGATATTATGAACTTTGCAAATGATTTATCTATGCATATTATATCAGCTAAACCTGCTAGTGTTTCTATAGATACATTAAATCCAAAAATTACTAAAAAAGAAATGGATATTATTCGAGATGGGTTAAAAGATATGAAAAAAccagaaaatattttaaataatatgatacaaggtaaaatgaagaaattttATAGTTCCATAGTATTCCTAGAGCag gAATATATGCTGGatgaaacaaaaagaaaagttTCTCAGGTAATTAAAGATTTTGGTAAGGctcaaaatattaatataagtgttaatcattttaattatttcgCTATAGGTGAAAAAAATGTTCTTAtggaatga